In a single window of the Phocoena sinus isolate mPhoSin1 chromosome 7, mPhoSin1.pri, whole genome shotgun sequence genome:
- the CPO gene encoding LOW QUALITY PROTEIN: carboxypeptidase O (The sequence of the model RefSeq protein was modified relative to this genomic sequence to represent the inferred CDS: deleted 2 bases in 1 codon; substituted 3 bases at 3 genomic stop codons), translating into MKPLLGNLYLLRLLVPGELEYDRSMAKTYVEAVDKVVSPWRILETYSYNRYHPMGEIYQWMSEIREKYMEVVTXHFLGMTYESRPMYYLKISQPSNNPKKIIWMDCGIHSREWIAPAFCQWSVKEXILQNYKDNSRIRSLLKNLDFYVLLALNIDGYIYTWTTDRLWRKSRSSHNNGMCFGTDLNRNFDASWCSIGASHNCQDLTFCGTGPMSEPETKVVSSFIESRKENIACFLTMRSYGQLILMTYGYTKNKSSNHEEPIQVGQKAANALKAKHGTNYRVGSSADILYKSSGFSXDWAWDIGIPFSYAFELRDMGTYGFALPETQIQATCEETVEAVLSVLDNVYEKYLYSNSAGKVTSPAVVLSLLMSFMFLL; encoded by the exons ATGAAGCCTCTGCTTGGAAACTTGTACCTCCTGAGGTTGCTGGTTCCTGGGGAGCTGGAATATGATAG ATCAATGGCAAAGACTTATGTAG AAGCTGTGGATAAGGTAGTGAGCCCATGGAGGATTCTGGAGACATATTCCTATAACAGATACCACCCCATGGGGGAG ATCTATCAGTGGATGAGTGAGATAAGGGAGAAGTACATGGAAGTGGTGACATAGCATTTCCTAGGAATGACCTATGAGAGCCGGCCCATGTATTATTTGAAG ATCAGCCAACCATCCAATAACCCCAAGAAGATTATCTGGATGGACTGTGGAATTCATTCCAGGGAATGGATTGCCCCTGCTTTTTGCCAGTGGTCTGTGAAAGAATAA ATTCTACAGAACTATAAAGACAACTCAAGGATAAGAAGTCTCCTTAAAAACCTGGACTTCTATGTGCTTCTGGCTCTTAACATAGATGGTTACATCTATACTTGGACAACG GATCGGCTTTGGAGGAAATCTCGTTCATCCCATAATAATGGCATGTGTTTTGGGACAGATCTCAATAGAAATTTCGATGCATCCTGGTGTA gtATCGGTGCATCTCACAACTGCCAAGATTTAACATTCTGTGGGACAGGACCCATGTCTGAACCGGAGACTAAAGTTGTTTCCAGCTTTATCGAGAGCAGGAAGGAGAACATTGCCTGCTTCCTGACCATGCGCTCTTACGGGCAGCTCATCCTCATGACTTATGGCtacaccaaaaataaatcaagtaaCCATGAAGAACCG ATCCAAGTTGGACAGAAGGCAGCAAATGCATTGAAAGCAAAGCATGGAACCAATTATAGAGTTGGATCTAGTgcagatattttatataagt CTTCAGGGTTTTCATGAGACTGGGCTTGGGACATTGGGATCCCCTTCTCATATGCATTTGAGCTGAGGGAC ATGGGTACATATGGGTTTGCCCTGCCAGAAACTCAGATTCAGGCCACCTGCGAGGAAACCGTGGAGGCTGTGCTTTCAGTCCTGGATAATGTGTATGAGAAATACTTGTATTCAAACAGTGCTGGAAAGGTGACATCTCCTGCTGTGGTGCTGAGCTTGCTGATGTCCTTCATGTTTCTTCTGTAG